From a region of the Corallococcus coralloides DSM 2259 genome:
- the epmA gene encoding EF-P lysine aminoacylase EpmA: MPNVNPWRAARGRQGLYSALRQFFAGQGYLEVETPLLVPTPGMEPYISAFETPFVPETDLGKARTLYLHTSPEYAMKRLLAQGAGPLFQICKVFRNGEVSQTHNPEFTLLEFYRPHADYHAIMDDLEGALAAAGRAAADAKEGDPGADPSFFTRTPYERVTVRDAVLRATGVDIHVHSDGASLKRAADAVGVHTGSSTSFDDVFFHLFLERVERGLGHERPTFLIEYPASMAALSRLKPGDGRVAERVELYAKGLELANGFSELTDAVEQRARLVEEQELRRKLGRAVYPLDERFLEAVGRMPPSAGIAVGLDRILMLLLGVQRIEDVLLFPAHGFV; encoded by the coding sequence ATGCCCAACGTAAACCCATGGCGGGCGGCCCGAGGACGACAGGGCCTCTACTCCGCCCTGCGACAGTTCTTCGCTGGCCAGGGCTACCTGGAAGTGGAGACGCCGCTGCTCGTGCCCACTCCCGGCATGGAGCCGTACATCTCCGCCTTCGAGACGCCCTTCGTCCCGGAGACGGACCTGGGCAAGGCGCGCACGCTCTACCTGCACACCAGCCCCGAGTACGCGATGAAGCGCCTGCTCGCGCAAGGCGCCGGGCCGCTGTTCCAGATCTGCAAGGTGTTCCGGAACGGCGAGGTATCCCAGACGCACAACCCGGAGTTCACGCTGCTGGAGTTCTACCGGCCGCACGCGGACTACCACGCCATCATGGATGACCTGGAGGGCGCGCTGGCGGCGGCGGGCCGGGCGGCGGCGGACGCGAAGGAGGGGGACCCTGGCGCGGACCCCTCCTTCTTCACGCGCACGCCGTACGAGCGCGTGACGGTGCGGGACGCGGTGCTGCGCGCCACGGGCGTGGACATCCACGTGCACTCGGACGGCGCGTCGCTCAAGCGGGCCGCGGACGCCGTGGGCGTGCACACCGGGAGCTCCACGTCCTTCGACGACGTCTTCTTCCACCTCTTCCTGGAGCGGGTGGAGCGGGGCTTGGGCCACGAGCGGCCCACCTTCCTGATTGAATACCCCGCGTCCATGGCGGCGCTGTCCCGGCTGAAGCCCGGCGACGGCCGCGTGGCGGAGCGCGTGGAGCTGTACGCGAAGGGGCTGGAGCTGGCGAACGGCTTCTCTGAATTGACGGACGCGGTGGAGCAGCGCGCGCGGCTGGTGGAGGAGCAGGAGCTGCGCCGCAAGCTGGGCCGCGCCGTGTATCCCCTGGACGAGCGCTTCCTGGAGGCGGTGGGCCGCATGCCGCCGTCCGCGGGCATCGCCGTGGGGCTCGACCGAATCCTGATGCTGCTGCTCGGGGTCCAGCGCATCGAGGACGTCCTCCTGTTCCCCGCGCACGGGTTCGTCTGA
- a CDS encoding chromosome partitioning protein Smc encodes MSPRIPSLLAAAMCLLSACHKAPPAVVPPPSEEELLTGEVSALSTEAALLLEEQHRLVWDFWTEGKAVDISATYSGKQALFSLENLRRIDRLRHLTKDPRELRALTALHGHFAGEFLSRELAEHNDASANLEASLKLNVDGREVRYHDLERLLANEKSALRRKALYAAATPALARLNQTLLRRETRTRELVQQMGFESYEAFGSELRQADLERLAQLAEEVLQATQEPYRLVMERLAQRELGLPFAQITRADIPRLFRSREVEDAFPKGESLAKAQATVAGMGIDLNALPNVKVDARDLPRKNPRPLALAVKVPSDVRLSFKPGTGVLHQGRVLHEVGHLLHMAFTREDRFELARLGNPTVGEAYSALFEDLLEDPVWLEENAGVLGDADKRAQYLAASSAHKLYLIRHAAGRLLYQLELHRRTDVDPRELYRALMARTGAMPMTADDVERYLVDQEDFYQSADSFRAWFLAGQLQGQLKARFGPAWWHAPEAGAFLKELWARGSAPSARELTQAIGENGLAPDVLLLRLSTTLQVPMKLDLRRLDDTPAPTPAAPAKTPASTVPQMPRADATPLAS; translated from the coding sequence ATGTCCCCAAGGATTCCGTCCCTCCTCGCCGCCGCCATGTGTTTGCTGAGCGCCTGTCACAAGGCGCCCCCGGCGGTGGTCCCCCCTCCCAGCGAGGAAGAACTGCTGACCGGCGAGGTGAGCGCCCTGTCCACGGAGGCCGCCCTCCTCCTGGAGGAGCAGCACCGGCTCGTCTGGGATTTCTGGACGGAGGGCAAGGCGGTGGACATCTCCGCCACCTACAGCGGCAAGCAGGCGCTCTTCAGCCTGGAGAACCTGCGGCGCATCGACCGGCTGCGGCACCTGACCAAGGACCCGCGCGAGCTGCGCGCCCTCACCGCGCTCCACGGACACTTCGCCGGTGAGTTCCTGTCGCGCGAACTGGCCGAGCACAACGACGCGTCCGCCAACCTGGAGGCGTCCCTCAAGCTGAACGTGGACGGGCGCGAGGTGCGCTACCACGACCTGGAGCGGCTGCTCGCCAACGAGAAGAGCGCCCTCAGGCGCAAGGCGCTCTACGCCGCGGCCACGCCCGCGCTCGCCCGCCTCAACCAGACGCTCCTGCGCCGCGAGACGCGCACCCGCGAGCTGGTGCAGCAGATGGGCTTCGAGTCCTACGAGGCCTTCGGCAGCGAGCTGCGGCAGGCGGACCTGGAGCGGCTGGCGCAGCTGGCGGAAGAGGTCCTCCAGGCCACGCAGGAGCCGTACCGGCTGGTGATGGAGCGGCTCGCCCAGCGCGAGCTGGGGCTGCCCTTCGCGCAGATCACCCGCGCGGACATCCCGCGCCTGTTCCGCTCGCGCGAGGTGGAGGACGCGTTCCCCAAGGGCGAGTCGCTGGCGAAGGCGCAGGCCACGGTGGCGGGGATGGGCATCGACCTGAACGCGCTGCCCAACGTGAAGGTGGACGCGCGCGACCTGCCGCGGAAGAACCCGCGCCCGCTGGCCCTGGCGGTGAAGGTGCCGTCCGACGTGCGGCTGTCCTTCAAGCCGGGCACGGGCGTGCTGCACCAGGGCCGCGTGCTGCATGAGGTGGGGCACCTCTTGCACATGGCCTTCACCCGGGAGGACCGCTTCGAGCTGGCGCGGCTGGGCAACCCCACCGTGGGCGAGGCGTACTCCGCGCTCTTCGAGGACCTGCTGGAGGACCCGGTGTGGCTGGAGGAGAACGCGGGCGTGCTGGGGGATGCCGACAAGCGCGCCCAGTACCTGGCGGCCTCCAGCGCGCACAAGCTGTACCTCATCCGCCACGCCGCGGGCCGGCTGCTCTACCAGCTGGAGCTGCACCGCCGCACGGACGTGGATCCGCGCGAGCTGTACCGCGCGCTGATGGCGCGCACGGGCGCCATGCCCATGACGGCGGACGACGTGGAGCGCTACCTGGTGGACCAGGAGGACTTCTACCAGTCCGCCGACAGCTTCCGGGCGTGGTTCCTGGCGGGGCAGCTCCAGGGGCAGCTGAAGGCGCGCTTCGGCCCGGCGTGGTGGCACGCGCCGGAGGCGGGCGCGTTCCTCAAGGAGCTCTGGGCCCGCGGCAGCGCGCCCTCCGCGCGCGAGCTGACGCAGGCGATTGGTGAGAACGGCCTCGCGCCGGACGTGCTGCTGCTGCGGCTGAGCACCACGCTGCAGGTGCCCATGAAGCTGGACCTGCGCCGGCTGGACGACACGCCCGCGCCGACGCCCGCGGCCCCGGCGAAGACGCCGGCCTCGACGGTGCCCCAGATGCCCCGGGCCGACGCCACGCCGCTGGCCTCGTAG
- a CDS encoding FHA domain-containing protein, whose product MVSVKQLRPFAGASLESFRSASGAIALIQQPVDAAFKAVVAPGMVGMRTVGMAHRSRMEERLLAMLRDFDNLEVHFLQPNQDGEEFTVGRTDACDLMVPEPSVSQHHATLRWNAASGDFSVRDAQSMNGTFINGAPLGFKAQVMLHDGATLAFGDVQFLYLRAETLHEQLRLAVPGTPAP is encoded by the coding sequence ATGGTGTCCGTGAAACAGCTCCGCCCCTTCGCGGGCGCCTCGCTGGAGTCCTTCCGGTCCGCGTCCGGCGCTATCGCCCTCATCCAGCAGCCCGTGGACGCCGCCTTCAAGGCCGTGGTGGCCCCGGGCATGGTGGGCATGCGCACGGTGGGGATGGCGCACCGCTCGCGCATGGAGGAGCGGCTGCTCGCGATGCTGCGAGACTTCGACAACCTGGAGGTGCACTTCCTCCAGCCGAACCAGGACGGCGAGGAGTTCACCGTGGGCCGCACCGACGCGTGCGACCTCATGGTGCCGGAACCCTCCGTCTCCCAGCACCACGCCACCCTGCGGTGGAACGCGGCCTCCGGGGACTTCTCCGTGCGCGACGCCCAGTCCATGAACGGCACCTTCATCAACGGCGCGCCCCTGGGCTTCAAGGCCCAGGTGATGCTCCACGACGGCGCCACGCTGGCCTTCGGCGACGTGCAGTTCCTCTACCTGCGCGCGGAGACGCTGCACGAACAGCTGCGCCTCGCCGTGCCGGGCACGCCCGCCCCCTGA
- a CDS encoding SPFH domain-containing protein produces the protein MGIFDSIKGEAQRNFIARADSAKGEIVYKYPEKNVRMKTQLTVDADEVALFVKDGKVEGKLGPGRHTLDTNNIPFLSRLLESFTGGNMFMAEIFFVSNREHTGVKFGGPIGDVRDPETGLGIGTMVYGDFSIRVTEPEKLVVGLVGMGRASNEEFLGWFKGQVLKVTRDRTAELLVKKKWPLLDVTSGAYVEEMEQEILAGLKPHVDSYGLTIVRMGNFVVSIKPEDEVTLKKLSKDVAYSRLAGGFQQYAQGQAMLGASEGMAKGGGGSDGAMQGMGMGMGFGMAQMFANQQNQQQQRPAEPAQAAPPADTRSPAQRLKEIKELKDAGVLSDEEYAAKRAELMKLL, from the coding sequence ATGGGGATCTTCGACAGCATCAAGGGCGAGGCGCAGCGGAACTTCATCGCCCGCGCGGACAGCGCGAAGGGCGAGATCGTCTACAAGTATCCGGAGAAGAACGTCCGGATGAAGACGCAGCTCACCGTGGACGCGGATGAGGTGGCGCTGTTCGTCAAGGACGGCAAGGTGGAGGGGAAGCTGGGGCCCGGCCGTCACACGCTGGACACCAACAACATCCCGTTCCTGTCGCGCCTGCTGGAGAGCTTCACCGGCGGCAACATGTTCATGGCGGAGATCTTCTTCGTCTCCAACCGTGAGCACACGGGCGTGAAGTTCGGCGGCCCCATTGGCGACGTGCGCGACCCGGAGACGGGCCTGGGCATCGGCACCATGGTGTACGGCGACTTCTCCATTCGCGTGACGGAGCCGGAGAAGCTGGTGGTGGGCCTCGTCGGCATGGGCCGCGCGTCCAACGAGGAGTTCCTGGGCTGGTTCAAGGGCCAGGTGCTCAAGGTGACGCGCGACCGCACCGCCGAACTGCTGGTGAAGAAGAAGTGGCCGCTCCTGGACGTGACGAGCGGCGCCTACGTGGAGGAGATGGAGCAGGAGATCCTCGCCGGCCTCAAGCCGCACGTGGACTCCTACGGCCTCACCATCGTCCGCATGGGCAACTTCGTCGTCAGCATCAAGCCCGAGGACGAGGTCACGCTGAAGAAGCTGTCCAAGGACGTCGCGTACTCGCGGCTGGCGGGCGGCTTCCAGCAGTACGCGCAGGGCCAGGCGATGCTCGGCGCGTCCGAGGGCATGGCCAAGGGCGGTGGCGGATCCGACGGCGCCATGCAGGGCATGGGCATGGGCATGGGGTTCGGCATGGCGCAGATGTTCGCCAACCAGCAGAACCAGCAGCAGCAGCGCCCCGCGGAGCCCGCGCAGGCGGCCCCTCCCGCGGACACGCGCAGCCCGGCGCAGCGGCTCAAGGAGATCAAGGAGCTGAAGGACGCGGGCGTGCTCTCCGACGAGGAGTACGCCGCCAAGCGCGCGGAGCTGATGAAGCTGCTGTAG
- a CDS encoding ABC transporter permease subunit — MAFRPRRALAVFWKDSLDLRKNVGLLVSMAVLPMVMVTVPIGVVWTYVRQPDHADLRTVALFYDPTLPLGASAARFLIDKSLTDWFGMFLVMPVFIPILIASQSVAGEKERRTLEPLLASPVSAAELVAGKCLAALVPAVVLTWVAFALFCVGVDWVAWPLVGAPLMPNALWGFGVFVLAPLFAFFGNGVAVLISARVSEARMAQQLSALVVLPLVGLVGGQVAGVLKAGMAYYAIQGAVVLVLDFILLAASIRFLDRERLVSRWG; from the coding sequence ATGGCCTTCCGGCCGCGACGTGCGTTGGCGGTGTTCTGGAAGGACTCGCTGGACCTGCGCAAGAACGTGGGCCTGCTCGTGTCCATGGCGGTGCTGCCCATGGTGATGGTGACGGTGCCCATCGGCGTGGTGTGGACGTACGTGCGGCAGCCGGACCACGCGGACCTGCGCACGGTGGCGCTCTTCTACGACCCCACGCTGCCCCTGGGTGCGAGCGCGGCGCGCTTCCTCATCGACAAGTCGCTCACCGACTGGTTCGGCATGTTCCTGGTGATGCCCGTCTTCATCCCCATCCTCATCGCGTCCCAGAGCGTGGCGGGGGAGAAGGAGCGCCGCACGCTGGAGCCGCTGCTCGCGTCGCCCGTGTCCGCGGCGGAGCTGGTGGCGGGCAAGTGCCTGGCCGCGCTGGTGCCCGCGGTGGTGCTGACCTGGGTCGCCTTCGCGCTGTTCTGCGTGGGCGTGGACTGGGTGGCGTGGCCGCTGGTGGGCGCCCCGCTGATGCCCAATGCGTTGTGGGGCTTCGGCGTGTTCGTGCTCGCGCCGCTGTTCGCCTTCTTCGGCAACGGCGTCGCGGTGCTCATCTCCGCCCGGGTGAGCGAGGCGCGCATGGCCCAGCAGCTGTCCGCGCTGGTGGTGCTGCCGCTGGTGGGGCTGGTGGGTGGCCAGGTGGCCGGCGTGCTCAAGGCGGGCATGGCGTATTACGCCATCCAGGGCGCGGTGGTGCTGGTGCTGGACTTCATCCTGCTGGCGGCCAGCATCCGGTTCCTGGACCGGGAACGTCTGGTCAGCCGCTGGGGTTGA
- a CDS encoding ABC transporter ATP-binding protein yields the protein MSILVPPPLAEAPAKGGLRVRGLAKRFGERTAVEDLTFDVRPGEVFGLLGPNGAGKTTTVRMLTGLLRPSSGDAEVWGHSVTHDGESLRKVVGLLTEQPGLYDRLTARENLRFFMKLHEMDESVAWPRAKHYLERFGLGGREDDPCGGFSKGMRQKLAIVRTLVHDPRVIFLDEPTSGLDPESARTVRDAVAELASEGRTIVLCSHNLAEVERLCERVAVVRRRLLALGPVREMRRAGQSLDVRVDGNAEAFVPALAALPFRPNVLVEGGRLRVMLADEARAPDVVACLVGAGARVHSVVPAQRPLEEVYLDLLREEET from the coding sequence GTGAGCATCCTCGTCCCGCCCCCCCTCGCGGAGGCCCCCGCGAAGGGAGGACTGCGCGTGCGCGGGCTGGCGAAGCGCTTCGGCGAGCGCACCGCCGTGGAGGACCTCACCTTCGACGTGCGGCCCGGCGAGGTGTTCGGCCTGCTGGGCCCCAACGGCGCGGGCAAGACGACGACGGTGCGCATGCTGACGGGGCTGCTCAGGCCCTCCAGCGGCGACGCGGAGGTGTGGGGCCACTCCGTCACGCACGACGGCGAGTCGCTGCGCAAGGTGGTGGGGCTGCTCACCGAACAGCCCGGGCTCTACGACCGGCTCACCGCGCGGGAGAACCTGCGCTTCTTCATGAAGCTGCATGAGATGGACGAGTCCGTCGCGTGGCCCCGGGCGAAGCACTACCTGGAGCGCTTCGGGCTGGGCGGCCGCGAGGACGACCCGTGCGGCGGCTTCAGCAAGGGCATGCGCCAGAAGCTGGCCATCGTGCGCACGCTGGTGCACGACCCGCGCGTCATCTTCCTGGACGAGCCCACCAGCGGCCTGGACCCGGAGTCCGCGCGCACCGTGCGCGACGCGGTGGCGGAGCTGGCCTCCGAGGGGCGCACCATCGTGCTGTGCTCGCACAACCTGGCGGAGGTGGAGCGGCTGTGCGAGCGCGTGGCCGTGGTGCGCCGCCGCCTGCTGGCGCTGGGCCCGGTGCGCGAGATGCGCCGCGCGGGGCAGTCGCTGGACGTGCGCGTGGACGGCAACGCGGAGGCCTTCGTCCCCGCGCTGGCGGCGCTGCCCTTCCGGCCCAACGTGCTGGTGGAGGGCGGCCGCCTGCGGGTGATGCTTGCGGATGAGGCGCGGGCGCCGGACGTGGTGGCGTGCCTGGTGGGCGCGGGGGCTCGCGTGCACAGCGTGGTGCCCGCGCAGCGGCCGTTGGAAGAGGTGTACCTGGACCTGCTGCGGGAAGAGGAGACGTGA
- a CDS encoding ArnT family glycosyltransferase has translation MASDGEKNSQGDSTFTQAILGDDTLTSSWGRRWLALSFSARVVLATAGFAALLFVPYLGAVGLWDPWETHYGEVGREMIQRGDYVYPFWENAWFFSKPPLTMWMQALGMNLVGALRGDGAMGLYTEWGMRMPFALLSITAVALLSLAVARTVNMRAGLATGFVLATMPLYFLLTRQTVTDTPFVTTFVCAMACAIIGQLDDTTKHRAAWWYAFYVFAGLASLAKGLLGVGLPAVILVLYAIAGVIPWNRESLEAHLRWLASGEVRAQVRAGTRTMPVLWAQMYRMKLGTGILVFAAVAVPWYLTLVLFNGVDDEGKLFWYRFFIHDHLNRLTAGVHTTTPGGSFTYFIEQGGFAIFPWVALLPGAFAVVSRLKLRSRDKADHLALIAVLWVAFAFYLLASSATKFHHYVFPVLPGLAILIALFVDRLWRDGISEHAVSLIFGLILFILVGKDLAENPKDFTDLFVYNYDRPYPQDLVTKPIAFFSSRPLWMGDLVTLVLLAFGVYLAFDAFSSKAKLERPAAARAVALGLLLTGGATLAAVASQGLVSAMGLWGVALVALAGFLFWQASRPEEAPGRTVLQAVGFGLALVGVALAVRGFKGPPTSDALFKALSGTINVKVGMGFAFGVAGVLAAVAALQRSRVLLFSTFWGLAAAFALWFNWGHWVDLSHHWTQRDLFWRYYNQRKAGEPIAAYMMNWRGETFYSRNTVEQFRANDANTRMRQYASRPGREWALVEHNRVNLLRNAVGSDKTVTLIDRDINNKFVLVTIE, from the coding sequence GTGGCAAGCGACGGCGAAAAGAACTCGCAGGGGGATTCCACCTTCACCCAGGCCATCCTGGGTGATGACACCCTGACGTCTTCATGGGGGCGGCGGTGGCTGGCCCTGTCCTTCAGCGCGCGCGTGGTCCTGGCGACCGCGGGCTTCGCGGCGCTGCTCTTCGTGCCCTACCTGGGCGCGGTCGGCCTGTGGGACCCCTGGGAGACGCACTACGGCGAAGTGGGCCGGGAGATGATCCAGCGCGGCGACTACGTCTATCCCTTCTGGGAGAACGCGTGGTTCTTCTCCAAGCCGCCGCTCACCATGTGGATGCAGGCGCTGGGGATGAACCTCGTCGGCGCGCTCCGCGGCGACGGCGCCATGGGGCTCTACACGGAGTGGGGCATGCGCATGCCCTTCGCGCTCCTGAGCATCACCGCCGTGGCGCTCCTGTCGCTGGCGGTGGCGCGCACCGTGAACATGCGCGCGGGGCTGGCCACCGGCTTCGTGCTGGCCACCATGCCGCTGTACTTCCTGCTCACCCGGCAGACCGTCACCGACACGCCCTTCGTCACCACCTTCGTGTGCGCCATGGCGTGCGCGATCATCGGGCAGCTGGATGACACCACGAAGCACCGCGCGGCCTGGTGGTACGCGTTCTACGTCTTCGCGGGCCTGGCCTCGCTGGCCAAGGGCCTGCTGGGCGTGGGCCTGCCCGCGGTCATCCTGGTGCTGTACGCGATTGCCGGCGTCATCCCCTGGAACCGCGAGAGCCTGGAGGCGCACCTGCGCTGGCTCGCCAGCGGCGAGGTCCGCGCCCAGGTGCGCGCGGGCACGCGGACCATGCCCGTGCTGTGGGCGCAGATGTACCGGATGAAGCTGGGCACGGGCATCCTCGTGTTCGCGGCGGTGGCGGTGCCCTGGTACCTGACGCTCGTGCTCTTCAATGGCGTGGACGACGAGGGCAAGCTGTTCTGGTACCGCTTCTTCATCCACGACCACCTGAACCGCCTCACCGCGGGCGTGCACACCACCACGCCGGGCGGGTCGTTCACCTACTTCATCGAACAGGGCGGCTTCGCCATCTTCCCGTGGGTGGCACTGCTGCCCGGCGCGTTCGCGGTCGTGTCGCGCCTCAAGCTGCGCTCGCGGGACAAGGCGGACCACCTGGCGCTCATCGCCGTGCTGTGGGTGGCGTTCGCGTTCTACCTGCTGGCCTCCAGCGCGACGAAGTTCCACCACTACGTCTTCCCGGTGCTGCCGGGGCTGGCCATCCTCATCGCGCTGTTCGTGGACCGGCTGTGGCGGGACGGCATCTCCGAGCACGCCGTGAGCCTCATCTTCGGCCTGATTCTCTTCATCCTGGTGGGCAAGGACCTGGCGGAGAACCCCAAGGACTTCACCGACCTGTTCGTCTACAACTACGACCGGCCCTATCCGCAGGACCTGGTCACCAAGCCCATCGCGTTCTTCTCCTCGCGCCCGCTGTGGATGGGCGACCTGGTGACGCTGGTGCTCCTGGCCTTCGGCGTGTACCTGGCCTTCGACGCGTTCTCCTCCAAGGCGAAGCTGGAGCGCCCGGCCGCGGCGCGCGCGGTGGCGCTGGGCCTCCTGCTCACGGGCGGGGCCACGCTGGCCGCGGTGGCTTCGCAGGGGCTGGTGTCCGCGATGGGGCTGTGGGGCGTGGCGCTGGTGGCGCTCGCGGGCTTCCTCTTCTGGCAGGCGTCGCGGCCGGAGGAGGCGCCGGGGCGCACGGTGCTCCAGGCGGTGGGCTTCGGCCTGGCGCTGGTGGGCGTGGCGCTGGCGGTGCGCGGCTTCAAGGGACCGCCCACGTCGGACGCGCTGTTCAAGGCCCTGTCCGGCACCATCAACGTGAAGGTGGGCATGGGCTTCGCGTTCGGCGTGGCCGGCGTGCTGGCGGCGGTGGCCGCGCTGCAGCGCTCGCGCGTGCTCCTGTTCAGCACCTTCTGGGGCCTGGCCGCGGCGTTCGCGCTCTGGTTCAACTGGGGCCACTGGGTGGACCTGTCCCACCACTGGACGCAGCGCGACCTGTTCTGGCGCTACTACAACCAGCGCAAGGCGGGCGAGCCCATCGCCGCGTACATGATGAACTGGCGCGGGGAGACGTTCTACTCGCGCAACACGGTGGAGCAGTTCCGCGCCAACGACGCCAACACGCGCATGCGCCAGTACGCGTCGCGGCCCGGCCGCGAGTGGGCGCTGGTGGAGCACAACCGCGTGAACCTGCTGCGCAACGCGGTGGGCTCCGACAAGACCGTCACCCTCATCGACCGCGACATCAACAACAAGTTCGTCCTGGTGACCATCGAGTGA
- a CDS encoding rhomboid family protein, with translation MEALIHWGAKSGPLVTDAGQGWRLLTANLLHRDALHLGLNLLVFAGVGTAVERSCRWWDYVALLAVSGLATMAGSLWWSPTVSVGASGWVFGCVGALLVLGRRARTGAKSARMGWFSGENALPTVLVFLWLGWTSVGVDNAGHMGGLMAGLLVGVLLRSRAWGPGGFRAVALVGLAVLGAAVVVTERSRWRVEHDDGFGVAVSLPDGWRREEDGQERRAFSNGLKGLGRATLTAEAIEAGEPGDGSAQAQHFLDASLVPGRAGPEGRTVSVGAVEPASLGGRPAQRIRAELDGVGGRTHLVAWFVPRGEWVYRLVFTWPQAYPAYARVMERMTADVRFEEPASLRVARARALLVPGVAGPLRELGHALRRWGLPADAVEPLASAVRLAPTQVDTRVELARAYFESGQVEAGCHSAAEARVYGPSDTGALEAGVRCALAQGDTAGALLRLEEARRVDPRDARLRAAEGALKAAVEAPGLSPQRR, from the coding sequence GTGGAGGCGTTGATCCACTGGGGGGCCAAGTCCGGCCCCCTGGTGACGGACGCGGGGCAGGGCTGGCGGCTCTTGACGGCCAACCTCCTGCACCGGGACGCCCTGCACCTGGGCCTCAACCTGTTGGTGTTCGCGGGGGTGGGCACGGCGGTGGAGCGCTCGTGCCGGTGGTGGGACTACGTGGCGCTGCTCGCCGTGTCCGGGCTGGCGACGATGGCGGGCTCGCTCTGGTGGTCTCCGACGGTGAGCGTGGGCGCGTCCGGGTGGGTGTTCGGGTGCGTGGGGGCGCTGCTGGTGCTGGGGCGGCGCGCCCGGACCGGGGCCAAAAGCGCGCGGATGGGGTGGTTCTCCGGGGAGAACGCGCTGCCCACGGTGCTCGTCTTCCTGTGGCTCGGCTGGACGAGCGTGGGCGTGGACAACGCGGGGCACATGGGCGGGCTGATGGCGGGGCTGCTCGTGGGCGTCCTCTTGCGCTCGCGGGCGTGGGGGCCGGGGGGCTTCCGGGCGGTGGCGCTGGTGGGGCTCGCGGTGCTCGGCGCGGCGGTGGTGGTGACGGAGCGGTCCAGGTGGCGGGTGGAGCACGACGACGGCTTCGGGGTGGCGGTGTCGCTGCCGGATGGCTGGCGCCGCGAGGAGGACGGCCAGGAGCGGAGGGCCTTCTCCAACGGCCTGAAGGGCCTGGGGCGGGCCACGCTCACGGCGGAGGCCATCGAGGCGGGTGAGCCCGGGGACGGCTCGGCGCAGGCCCAGCACTTCCTGGACGCGTCGCTGGTGCCGGGGCGGGCGGGACCGGAGGGGCGCACCGTGTCCGTGGGCGCCGTCGAGCCCGCGTCGCTGGGGGGCCGGCCCGCGCAGCGGATCCGCGCGGAGCTGGACGGGGTGGGGGGGCGGACGCACCTGGTGGCCTGGTTCGTGCCGCGAGGAGAGTGGGTGTACCGGCTCGTCTTCACCTGGCCCCAGGCCTACCCGGCGTACGCGCGGGTGATGGAGCGGATGACCGCGGACGTGCGCTTCGAGGAACCCGCGAGCCTGCGGGTCGCGAGGGCCCGGGCGTTGCTGGTGCCGGGCGTGGCGGGGCCGCTGCGGGAGCTGGGGCATGCGCTGCGGCGGTGGGGGCTGCCGGCGGATGCGGTGGAGCCCCTCGCCTCGGCGGTGCGGCTGGCGCCGACCCAGGTGGACACGCGCGTGGAGCTGGCCCGCGCGTACTTCGAGTCTGGACAGGTGGAGGCGGGCTGTCACTCGGCGGCGGAGGCCCGGGTGTATGGGCCGTCCGACACGGGCGCGCTGGAGGCGGGCGTGCGCTGCGCGCTGGCGCAGGGGGATACGGCCGGAGCCCTGCTGCGCCTGGAAGAGGCCCGCCGCGTGGACCCCCGGGATGCGCGCCTGCGCGCGGCCGAGGGCGCCTTGAAGGCGGCGGTCGAGGCGCCGGGGCTGTCTCCCCAGAGGCGGTGA